In Terriglobia bacterium, the genomic stretch ATCGTCGCGCTGCCCCTGATGACGCCGTGGATGCTGAAACGGGTCAGCGGCCTGATCCACCCTGGGGCGTTCGACTTCGCGTACGGTGTCAGGACGCTCGGAGTGAAGCTCGGCACGACCTCGTTCGCGGTGGCGGCGGTCGGCGTCGCCGTCACCATGCTGGTGGGGATCACGCTGATGGTCGGGAGCTTCCGGAAGACCCTCGAGGTCTGGATCGGAAGCACGATCCGGGCGGACGTGTACGTCACCAGCGAGAGCTGGAGGCGGGCGAGGGGAACGGCGACGCTGGATGACGACCTCGTGGCCGCGCTCGTGCGGTTCCCGGGCGTCCGGGCCGCCGACCGGCTCCGGCAGGGCTTCGCCTGGACCGGATCGCGGAGGATCTCGCTGATCGGCCGCGATGCGGGCTTGCCGGGAGGCGATGGACGGTTTCCGCTCGTCTCCGGCAATCGCGCCGAGGCGATCCGGCGCATGGTCTCGGAAGGAGCGGTGCTGATCGGCGAGCCCCTGGCCAGGAAGGAGCGGCTTCGCCCCGGCGACCGCCTGAGACTCGCGACCTCGGGAGGAGAGGCCGAATTCCCCATCGCGGGGGTCTACTACGACTACTCGGACGAGAACGGTTCCGCCGAGATGGACCTCTCCGCGATGGAGAGGGCCTACGGCCCCGGCGGGATCACGAACGTCGATCTCTACCTCGCGCCGGGTGTCGATACCGAGGCGACGATGGACGCGCTTCGCGAGCGCTTCCGAGGCGTGCCGCTCGAGATTCTCGACAAGCGGGGGCTGCGCGACGAGATCATGGCGATCTTCGACCAGACCTTCGCGGTCACGCGGCTCCTCCAGGGGATGGCGCTCCTGATCGCCGCGCTCGGGATCACGCTGACGCTCCTGGTCCTCGCGCGCGAGCGCACCGCGGAGCTCGCGCTCTACCGGGCCCTGGGCGCGGGAAGGTGGCAAATCTTCCGGGTGTTCCTCGGCGAAGGGATCGGGATGGGGGCGCTCGGGCTCGCGCTGGGGCTTCCCGGGGGCACGGCGCTCGCGGCCATCCTGATCTTCGTGATCAACCGTGCGTATTTCGGCTGGACCATCGCGCCGAGCGCGCCGGTCCTCGCGCTCTCCGCGCAGGCGGCCACGATCCTGGCCGCCGCGGCGATCGCGAGCGTCTACCCCGCCCTAAGGGCGAGCCGCACTTCCGCCGCCGAGTTGAGCCGTGACGATCTCTGACCGGAGGGGAGCGCAGCGCGCGTGGACCGGACCGGTCGTGGCGGCGGCGCTGGCGGGCGCGCTCGCGGCGGGCCCGGGCTTCCGGATCGCCGTCCCCGGCTACGCCTGGTCCTTTCCCCGGGACCACGGCTCCCACGAGGGGTACCGTACCGAGTGGTGGTACTTCACGGGCCAACTCGAGGCGCGGGACGAGCCCGGACGCGTCTTCGCGTACCAGTTCACCGTGTTTCGCATCGGCCTTTCGCCGGAACGACCCGCGCTCCGATCGGAATGGGCCGCACGGAACCTGATCATGGACCATGCGGCGCTCGCCGACCTGGCCCGGGGTGAGCGCCGATTCAGCGACGTCGTCCGCCGCGAGGCTCCGCTGCTGGGCGCCTTCGGCGCGCCGTCCGATCCCATGATCGCCAAGGTGCTCGCCCCAGCCGGCACGAGTGGGCTCTGGACCCTCGGGTGGAACGGGGGCGCGTTCGACTTCGAGATGAGAGACGAGGAGCGTCGCATGGCGTTTCGCCTTTCGACGCATCCCCTTAAGCCGCTGGTGCTGGAGGGCCCGGACGGTTACAGCCTCAAGGGAGAGGACCCGGGGGCCGCGAGCGAGTACTACAGCCTCACGCGGCTCTCCACGGAAGGAACCATCGTCCTCGACGGCCGGACGTTCTTGGTGCGCGGCGAGTCCTGGATGGACCACGAGTTCGGCTCTTCGCACCTCTCGAGCGGGCAGGTCGGCTGGGACTGGTTCGCGCTCAGGCTCGACGACGGGCGCGACCTGATGCTCTACCTGATGCGCCGCCCCGACGGGACCGTGGACTTCCGGAACGGAACCCTGGTGGACCGCGCCGGCGTGGCCCGCAATCTCGCGCCGTCCGAATGGTCGGTGCGGTCCCTCGCGAGCTGGAAGAGCCCCGAGACCGGCGCGACGTACCCCGCGCGATGGTCGATCGGCGTCCCCTCCGCCGGATTGCGGCTCGAGGTGCGGCCGGACCTTTCCGACCAGGAGAACCGGGGCCGGATTCCGCACGCGCCGTTCTACTGGGAAGGGTCGGTCTCGGTCCGTGACGCCGACGGTCGCCCGGCGGGACGCGGCTTCGTGGAGCTGACCGGCTACGGCGACCGCAACCGCCCGCCGGTCTGAGCCGGGACCTGCCTCCCGGATCCCGAGGGAGCCTCCTGCGACGGCGTAGCGCGAAGGCGTCCTAGAATGTACGGGACGCCCGTCGCCATGTGAATGCCGGAGGGGACTCCGCATGAGGCTGCACCGATTCGTCGCGCGTTCGAGGATCGGGGCGCCGGCCGCGGAGACGTTCCGCTGGCACGAGCGGCCGTTGGCTCTGGAACGGCTGTTGCCGCCGTGGGAGCGCGTCACGGTGATCGACCGCGCGGGAGGCATAAGGGACGGCGGCCGCGTCGCGCTCCACGTCCCCGCGGGACCGGTTAGGGTTCGCTGGGAGGCGGAGCACACGGACTACGACGAGGGGAGGCGCTTCGTCGACCGCCAGGTCGCTGGACCGTTCGCGCACTGGATCCACGAGCACCGGTTCGAGCCCGACGGCGGGGATGGGTGCGTTCTCGAGGACAGGGTGGATTACGCGCTCCCCTTCGGGGTCGTGGGCGAGCTCGCCGGACTCCGCTCGGCGCGCAGGAGGATCGAGCGGATGTTCGCGTGGCGCCACGAGATCACCGCCGCCGACCTCGCGAGGCACCGATCGATGGACGTCCGCGGGCCGCTCAGGATCGCGGTGACCGGCGCGAC encodes the following:
- a CDS encoding carotenoid 1,2-hydratase gives rise to the protein MAAALAGALAAGPGFRIAVPGYAWSFPRDHGSHEGYRTEWWYFTGQLEARDEPGRVFAYQFTVFRIGLSPERPALRSEWAARNLIMDHAALADLARGERRFSDVVRREAPLLGAFGAPSDPMIAKVLAPAGTSGLWTLGWNGGAFDFEMRDEERRMAFRLSTHPLKPLVLEGPDGYSLKGEDPGAASEYYSLTRLSTEGTIVLDGRTFLVRGESWMDHEFGSSHLSSGQVGWDWFALRLDDGRDLMLYLMRRPDGTVDFRNGTLVDRAGVARNLAPSEWSVRSLASWKSPETGATYPARWSIGVPSAGLRLEVRPDLSDQENRGRIPHAPFYWEGSVSVRDADGRPAGRGFVELTGYGDRNRPPV
- a CDS encoding ABC transporter permease, producing IVALPLMTPWMLKRVSGLIHPGAFDFAYGVRTLGVKLGTTSFAVAAVGVAVTMLVGITLMVGSFRKTLEVWIGSTIRADVYVTSESWRRARGTATLDDDLVAALVRFPGVRAADRLRQGFAWTGSRRISLIGRDAGLPGGDGRFPLVSGNRAEAIRRMVSEGAVLIGEPLARKERLRPGDRLRLATSGGEAEFPIAGVYYDYSDENGSAEMDLSAMERAYGPGGITNVDLYLAPGVDTEATMDALRERFRGVPLEILDKRGLRDEIMAIFDQTFAVTRLLQGMALLIAALGITLTLLVLARERTAELALYRALGAGRWQIFRVFLGEGIGMGALGLALGLPGGTALAAILIFVINRAYFGWTIAPSAPVLALSAQAATILAAAAIASVYPALRASRTSAAELSRDDL